AAGTCATCAACTCTATCAGAGGTAACCATTGAAAAATACAATATACGTGTTGAAAATTATATAGTTGTTATTATCACCACGCAATTAATGAATGCACTAGAGAATTCAATTGGTTTGAATAATTGTTAAAACTTAATTAAGAAGGGTTGATTAAAGGAATAAATAAGATACAAACAAACTCATATCCCATAAAGaatataatcaaaataaatatgatAACACAAAAATACAGTGATATTTACTAAGTGTGATTAACAATAATCACTCTCTCTCACTCAATCAAAAACTGTAGCCAGCAATGAATGGAAAGCTAACTTTATTGTAAAATGCTCTAActgcaaaaaaagaaaaagaactgAATCTATGAAACACGAtgagagaacaaaaacaatcaGAATTCGGAACTATAACGATAACATCAATCTCTGTTCTTCATCATctctaacagaaaaatgctgcAGCAACTAGTGAGATCAGAGTGGCAGAGAACCCGAAAGCTTTGAGAGACGAAGCACCGGAGTCCTTTGGTGGTGGGCTAGTGCTACCACCGGAACTACCTGCCGGAGAGGGAGAAGAAGGGTTGGATGGTGAAGAACCCGGCGAAGGAGTCTCGGAGCcggagggggagggggagggggaaggAGAAGAGGGGGTGCTGCCAGTGCCACCGGTAACGTTGATGGCAAGCTTCTGACCAGCGGCACAGTGGCCGGAAAATCCACAGATGAAGTAGTGTTCACCGGTCTTGTTAAGGGTGACTCTGACCGGTGAAGCGTTGTAGGTTGCGATCGGAGAACTCGTACCGCATGCATCGTAGTTGTTCTTTGTTACCTCCTCCACGTTGTGTTGGTTCTTTGCGAAGTTGAACACTGTAATAAACATTCAAACAGTACTAAAATATTACAAGTAAtctttaataataaaaattcagattcaattaattttatatgaatttaatagtttaaaattaattaaataatttaattaatttttatttaataggtttttaattatcaattttacgTTAAATCCATCGAAGCTAagtttttatctttaatttaattCTCATGGAATAATTCTGGATTATCAAATTCACCCgaaattccaaaaaataaaaaatcataccTAGAATGTCTCCAACTTTGAAGGTCTTGCCGGAAGCCCAAGAAGTGTAGAAAGAAGCGCCGCCGTTAGTAGGAATGATCCATCCTGAGCTGCCTCCAACGGTGTAAGTCACCGGAGCGGAAGCTGGAGCGGAAGCCGGAGTGGGGGCAGGGGAGCTTGATTTTGGGGCAGGGGTAGGGCTAGCCGCCTTGGGTGAAGAGCTAGGCTGAGGAGCAGGGGAAGGAGAAGAAGCCTTGGTGACGTTAACTGCGAGCTTCTGACCGGCGGCGCAGTGACCAGTAAAGGCGCATATGAAGTAATGCTCGCCAGTCTGGTTGAGCGTGATGGTGGCTGGGCTGGTTGTTACGGTGGTAATGGCATTTGTACCGTTGCATGCATCGTATGCTGATTTTGTCACCTTTGCAACGTCGTGTTGACCGTTGGCGAAATTGAACACTGCAATCAACAAAAATGAATTCATGTCAATAAGCATGATGCACACCATTGAAACGGTATATATGTAAATAGTTTTGTTTTGTACCAAGGGTGTCTCCTTGCTTGAAGGTTTGTTTAGAAGCCCAACTGGTGTAGGTGGAGGCGCCGCCGGAGGGGATGGTCCATCCAGTGGAGTCTCCGACCACGTGACTTGTAGCTGCTGAGCCATGGAGAAGCGTGGCTACTATTGCAACCACCAACACCAAGTTCCTTGCCATGCCTAATATACGTGTTCTTAGTTTTCAAATCGCCCCTGCTCTTCTAATTGCTTTCTACTTTCTAgcactcttcttttctttggttAAGTTTTGTGTTTGTATTTATAGAGAAAACAGAAgaagagtttattttattaatgttaTGAATATGAATATTGGGCGGTGTGTTGGAAATTAGTAAAGTGATTTGGTCAACAGAATTGTTGTTATGGTTATTGTTAAAACTTAGTTGAAGGGTGCCGAGATTTGTGACTTAGGCGCGTAAAGACGAGAGACTAAGGCTAGTTCAGTTCACCAAACCATTATTGACTTTTATGCTTCTAACGCTGTTAACATGAGACTCAATCTCAATGCTTTTGGGAATTGGGACCCACCAAATGGAGAAGCTGCCAGGAAAATTCCAACTTCCCTTGATTCATGAACCTTCAAAGTTCAAACTTAACACAACGCCATGCTGACGATTATGCTGTAATTTCATTCTATTTGTTTGTAACATAACCAACCTTCTTCAGCATTTACAATTGCTATTACCGTTGAAAACAGCTAGAAATAGAAAGATGAGAGAGTATActcaaataattattaaattgctCCATAGAATTTAAGACATTATTTTCACAAATCAAAATTATTCTTACTTTATTTAACCTTATATTAAGGCGACATAAAATTGTACCTATACAATTAGTAATTcctcaaattattttcaaacaAGAACAATTTTGACTTGTGAACATAATTTTTAAGAATCTATCAAacttttttctaattttttaagtataaatgaccaatttttattcttttatgtatatttttatttattttttttcttttatgttaatttaaatatatatttcgGATACgtttattttttaagataaaaaaaactaattcgATGGTATCTATCAAttgttgtttaatttttgtctaatttattttttgtggtaagttttgaatttttaaaaat
Above is a genomic segment from Arachis stenosperma cultivar V10309 chromosome 1, arast.V10309.gnm1.PFL2, whole genome shotgun sequence containing:
- the LOC130969070 gene encoding blue copper protein-like → MARNLVLVVAIVATLLHGSAATSHVVGDSTGWTIPSGGASTYTSWASKQTFKQGDTLVFNFANGQHDVAKVTKSAYDACNGTNAITTVTTSPATITLNQTGEHYFICAFTGHCAAGQKLAVNVTKASSPSPAPQPSSSPKAASPTPAPKSSSPAPTPASAPASAPVTYTVGGSSGWIIPTNGGASFYTSWASGKTFKVGDILVFNFAKNQHNVEEVTKNNYDACGTSSPIATYNASPVRVTLNKTGEHYFICGFSGHCAAGQKLAINVTGGTGSTPSSPSPSPSPSGSETPSPGSSPSNPSSPSPAGSSGGSTSPPPKDSGASSLKAFGFSATLISLVAAAFFC